In a genomic window of Sporosarcina trichiuri:
- a CDS encoding ABC transporter ATP-binding protein encodes MEQKPLLKVEGLKKYFPIKKGLLGRTAGYVKAVDDISFHVNKGETLGIVGESGCGKSTTGRVLMRLLEPTEGTVEFDGRELTDLSAGDMRKVRRDIQMVFQDPYASLNPRHTIGKILEEPLIVHGISDAKERKKTVNKFLEIVGLSAYHAKRYPHQFSGGQRQRVGIARALMTNPKLIIADEPVSALDVSIQAQVLNLMQDLQKEFDLTYIFIAHDLGVVRHISDRVGVMYLGRIVEIAPSEQLYAEPLHPYTRALLSAVPIPDPDYQKEQVTIEGDIPSPANPPSGCTFHTRCPFKMDVCTKVTPQLMEQQNGHSVACHLYSEQAGTDIAWKEKEMEGSV; translated from the coding sequence ATGGAGCAAAAGCCCTTATTGAAAGTTGAAGGACTGAAAAAGTATTTCCCTATTAAGAAAGGGCTGCTCGGGCGGACGGCTGGGTATGTCAAAGCGGTCGATGATATCTCCTTCCATGTGAACAAAGGGGAGACACTCGGTATTGTCGGAGAGAGCGGATGCGGCAAGTCGACGACAGGAAGGGTGCTGATGCGGCTCCTGGAACCGACAGAAGGCACCGTGGAATTCGACGGCCGGGAGCTGACGGATCTGTCTGCCGGCGATATGAGGAAGGTGCGCCGGGATATCCAGATGGTCTTCCAGGATCCTTATGCGTCCCTGAATCCACGCCATACGATCGGCAAGATCCTGGAGGAACCGCTCATCGTACATGGTATTTCCGATGCGAAGGAGCGAAAGAAGACCGTCAACAAGTTCCTCGAGATTGTCGGATTGAGTGCTTACCATGCAAAACGGTATCCGCATCAGTTCAGCGGCGGGCAGCGGCAGCGTGTCGGCATCGCCCGGGCGCTGATGACGAATCCGAAGCTCATCATCGCGGACGAACCGGTTTCCGCCCTGGACGTATCGATCCAGGCGCAAGTGCTGAACCTGATGCAGGATCTGCAGAAGGAATTCGACTTGACGTATATCTTCATCGCCCATGATCTGGGGGTGGTCCGGCACATCAGTGATCGGGTGGGGGTCATGTATCTGGGGAGGATTGTCGAGATTGCACCGAGCGAGCAGCTCTATGCAGAGCCTCTCCATCCATATACCCGGGCGCTGCTGTCAGCCGTACCGATCCCGGACCCGGATTACCAGAAGGAGCAGGTAACCATCGAAGGGGATATCCCAAGTCCTGCTAATCCACCATCAGGCTGTACGTTCCATACCCGCTGTCCGTTCAAGATGGACGTCTGCACAAAAGTTACACCCCAGCTCATGGAGCAACAGAACGGTCATTCTGTCGCCTGTCATCTTTATAGTGAACAGGCCGGCACTGACATAGCATGGAAAGAAAAAGAGATGGAGGGGTCTGTATGA
- the nikC gene encoding nickel transporter permease, with amino-acid sequence MSELSPKIDGIAEAKIEKESGPWRDAWRSFRKSKVAVVGMAVVIFFILMALLAPFIAPQGINEQNMADRLHAPSAEYWFGTDDFGRDIFSRIMHGARISLAVGFFSVIGSVVVGSILGIIAGYYGRWVDVIISRIFDIMLAFPSILLAIAIVAVLGPSLQNALIAIATINVPNFGRLIRSKVLSIKEDEYITSAKAIGMKDARILFSHILPNSMAPVIVQGTLAVATAILEAAALGFLGLGAKAPSPEWGKMLADSRDYLQSAPWTMIFPGLAIMLTVLGFNLMGDGLRDALDPKMKS; translated from the coding sequence ATGTCTGAATTGTCACCGAAGATTGATGGCATCGCAGAAGCGAAGATTGAAAAAGAGTCCGGTCCGTGGCGGGATGCATGGCGGAGTTTCCGGAAGAGTAAAGTGGCGGTTGTCGGAATGGCGGTTGTCATCTTTTTCATCCTGATGGCACTTCTTGCGCCATTCATCGCTCCGCAGGGCATAAACGAACAGAACATGGCTGACCGTCTGCATGCGCCATCAGCGGAGTATTGGTTCGGTACGGATGATTTCGGCAGAGATATCTTCTCCCGTATTATGCACGGCGCCCGGATTTCTCTCGCGGTCGGGTTCTTCTCGGTCATCGGTTCCGTTGTTGTCGGAAGTATACTCGGCATCATTGCCGGCTATTATGGCCGCTGGGTGGATGTGATCATCTCCCGGATCTTCGATATCATGCTCGCATTTCCTTCGATCCTGCTGGCGATTGCCATTGTCGCCGTACTCGGACCGAGCCTGCAGAATGCACTGATTGCCATCGCGACCATCAACGTGCCGAATTTCGGCCGGCTGATCCGATCGAAAGTGCTGAGCATCAAGGAGGATGAATACATCACCTCCGCCAAAGCGATCGGCATGAAGGATGCGCGTATCCTGTTCTCGCACATCCTGCCGAACTCCATGGCACCTGTCATCGTCCAGGGTACACTCGCTGTTGCAACGGCTATCCTGGAAGCGGCTGCGCTCGGTTTCCTCGGGCTTGGAGCGAAAGCACCTTCACCGGAGTGGGGCAAAATGCTTGCTGATTCACGGGATTATCTGCAATCCGCACCGTGGACAATGATCTTTCCGGGTCTCGCCATCATGCTGACGGTCCTCGGGTTCAACTTGATGGGTGACGGACTGCGGGATGCACTCGACCCGAAAATGAAAAGCTGA
- a CDS encoding ABC transporter permease, with protein sequence MLSYIGKRLFQLIPVLLGMTFVVFMMIRAIPGNPAQVILGQQATPEAVAALNAKLGLDQPWYIQFFSYLKGIFTGDLGESMRTRLPVADEIWPYLAATLELALFAMIVAVVIGINAGIISAWFQNSWFDYTAMILALVGVSMPIFWLGLLGQWAFAIELQWLPTTGREQVRDPVSAVTHLYLLDAMLNGRFDQLWEVFKHLILPGLALATIPMAIIARMTRSSMLEVMRSDFIRTARAKGQKMFWVVYKHALKNAIIPVLTIVGLQMGMLLGGAILTETIFAWPGIGRYIYDAINYRDYPVIQSGILVVAFFFVMINLIVDLLYGVIDPRIKYD encoded by the coding sequence ATGCTCAGTTACATAGGGAAGCGGTTATTCCAGCTCATCCCTGTACTGTTAGGGATGACATTCGTTGTGTTCATGATGATCCGGGCGATACCGGGCAACCCTGCGCAAGTGATACTGGGACAGCAGGCGACACCCGAAGCGGTTGCGGCGCTCAATGCAAAACTCGGGCTGGACCAGCCGTGGTATATCCAGTTCTTCAGTTATCTGAAAGGGATTTTCACGGGTGACCTCGGGGAATCCATGAGAACCCGGCTGCCGGTGGCCGATGAAATCTGGCCGTATCTCGCGGCCACATTGGAACTGGCACTGTTCGCCATGATCGTTGCTGTCGTCATCGGCATCAACGCCGGCATCATCTCCGCATGGTTCCAAAATTCATGGTTCGATTATACAGCGATGATCCTGGCGCTGGTCGGTGTATCCATGCCGATCTTCTGGCTCGGTCTCCTGGGGCAGTGGGCATTCGCCATTGAACTGCAGTGGCTGCCGACCACAGGACGTGAGCAAGTACGCGATCCCGTATCAGCGGTCACCCATCTCTATTTGCTGGATGCCATGCTGAACGGCAGGTTCGACCAGCTGTGGGAAGTATTCAAGCACCTGATCCTTCCGGGACTTGCCCTTGCGACCATCCCGATGGCGATCATCGCACGTATGACCCGTTCCAGCATGCTTGAAGTCATGCGGTCCGATTTTATCCGGACAGCCCGCGCAAAGGGGCAGAAAATGTTCTGGGTCGTCTACAAACACGCTTTGAAAAACGCAATCATTCCAGTGCTGACAATTGTCGGCCTTCAAATGGGGATGCTCCTCGGCGGGGCGATCTTGACAGAAACGATTTTCGCATGGCCGGGGATTGGCCGATATATCTATGACGCCATCAACTACCGTGATTACCCGGTCATCCAATCGGGAATCCTGGTCGTCGCATTCTTCTTCGTCATGATCAACCTCATCGTGGACCTGCTCTACGGTGTGATCGATCCGAGGATTAAGTATGATTGA
- a CDS encoding ABC transporter ATP-binding protein has translation MGERKKVLDVKDLQTTFFTDSGEIPAVDHVDFHVKEGEVLGIVGESGCGKSVTSLSVMGLVPSPPGKITGGEILFQGSDLLAKSEKEMRSIRGNDIAMIFQEPMTSLNPLFTIGNQMSEAILIHEKKWSKKKARARAVEMLKLVGLPRADELIDEYPHQLSGGMRQRVMIAMALVCDPKLLIADEPTTALDVTIQAQILKLMKDLNTRLDTAIMLITHDLGVVAETCQRVIVMYAGQVIEEAPVKTIFDNPQHPYTKGLIQSVPDMRYKKDRLFSIPGNVPKPGSIRQGCKFAARCEFAFDRCLSEDPELIHTEAAHQTRCFLYSEEGVKDDGAKALIES, from the coding sequence ATGGGGGAACGAAAGAAAGTCTTGGATGTGAAAGACTTGCAGACCACTTTTTTCACCGACTCAGGGGAGATTCCTGCGGTGGACCACGTCGATTTCCATGTGAAAGAAGGCGAAGTTCTCGGAATCGTAGGGGAATCCGGGTGCGGGAAAAGCGTGACATCGCTGTCAGTAATGGGATTGGTGCCGAGCCCGCCCGGCAAGATCACAGGCGGGGAAATACTATTCCAAGGTAGCGACCTGCTTGCGAAAAGCGAAAAAGAGATGCGCTCCATCCGGGGGAACGATATCGCAATGATTTTCCAGGAGCCGATGACTTCGCTCAATCCGCTGTTTACGATCGGCAACCAGATGTCCGAAGCGATTCTCATCCATGAAAAGAAATGGTCGAAAAAGAAAGCGAGAGCCCGTGCGGTCGAAATGCTGAAATTGGTGGGGCTGCCGCGGGCGGACGAATTGATCGACGAGTATCCGCATCAGTTGTCCGGAGGTATGCGGCAGCGTGTCATGATCGCCATGGCACTGGTTTGTGATCCGAAACTTCTCATAGCGGATGAACCGACAACGGCACTTGATGTGACCATCCAGGCGCAGATTCTGAAGCTCATGAAAGACCTGAACACCCGGCTGGACACGGCCATCATGCTGATTACACATGATCTCGGCGTTGTTGCGGAAACTTGCCAGCGCGTCATCGTCATGTATGCCGGCCAGGTGATCGAAGAAGCGCCGGTCAAGACGATTTTCGATAATCCGCAGCATCCATACACCAAGGGGCTGATTCAGTCCGTTCCGGATATGCGGTATAAGAAGGATCGGCTGTTCTCGATTCCGGGGAATGTCCCGAAGCCCGGTTCCATACGGCAAGGCTGCAAGTTCGCAGCGCGCTGTGAGTTCGCGTTCGACAGATGTCTGTCGGAAGATCCGGAACTGATCCATACAGAGGCGGCCCATCAGACAAGATGCTTCTTATACAGCGAGGAAGGAGTGAAGGACGATGGAGCAAAAGCCCTTATTGAAAGTTGA
- a CDS encoding ABC transporter substrate-binding protein codes for MRKGKLWSAALIMLLVLSAALAACGNDDGKEGTASGDGEKSSGKEKTLVFGRGGDSTSLDPSRVTEGETFKVTVNLFETLVNFGEQDTTIQPGLAKEWETTDDGLTYTFHLEEGVKFHDGTDFNADAVVANFERWAGGDAEKFPYYSSMFGGFEGDEEAVIESVTAQDENTVVFKLKRPQAPFLKNLAMSMFAISSPEAFAKGDDDYERNPVGTGPFKFVEWKANDSITIEKNEDYWQEGLPKLDKVVFRSIPDNAARLNALTAGEIDLADGINPSDGEKIENDSNLQLFERPSMNVGYLGLTVTRPPFDKKEVRQAMNYAIDKQTIIDSFFEGRAELAKNPMPSSISGYNDEIEEYEYNPEKAKELLKQAGLEDGFEMELWAMPVPRPYMPDGTKVAEVIQSNLADVGIKAEIVSYEWATYLDKASKGEADAFMLGWTGDNGDADNFLYVLLDEDNIGSNNYTYFKNDETHKLFLEAQTEVDEDKRNELYMKAQEILHDEAPWVPLAHSTPLLGGAADLTGFKPHPTGSDLLSNVDFK; via the coding sequence ATGAGAAAAGGGAAGTTATGGTCGGCCGCACTCATCATGCTGCTTGTCCTTTCCGCTGCGCTCGCTGCATGCGGAAACGATGACGGCAAAGAGGGGACGGCAAGCGGGGACGGAGAAAAGTCCAGCGGCAAGGAAAAGACGCTGGTCTTCGGCCGGGGTGGGGATTCCACTTCACTCGATCCATCCCGCGTAACAGAAGGGGAGACCTTCAAAGTAACGGTCAACCTGTTTGAAACTCTCGTCAATTTCGGCGAGCAGGATACAACGATCCAGCCGGGGCTGGCGAAAGAATGGGAAACAACCGATGATGGTCTGACGTATACGTTCCACCTTGAAGAAGGCGTCAAGTTCCATGACGGCACCGACTTCAATGCAGATGCAGTCGTCGCGAACTTCGAACGATGGGCAGGCGGGGATGCTGAGAAGTTCCCGTACTACAGTTCCATGTTCGGCGGATTTGAAGGAGACGAGGAAGCGGTCATCGAGTCGGTGACAGCGCAAGACGAGAACACAGTCGTGTTCAAACTGAAACGCCCTCAGGCGCCATTCCTGAAAAACCTGGCAATGAGCATGTTCGCCATCTCAAGTCCTGAGGCATTCGCGAAAGGCGATGACGACTACGAGCGGAATCCGGTCGGTACCGGGCCATTCAAGTTCGTGGAGTGGAAAGCGAACGATTCGATCACAATCGAAAAGAACGAAGACTACTGGCAGGAAGGGCTTCCAAAGCTCGACAAAGTCGTATTCCGTTCCATCCCGGACAATGCAGCACGTCTGAACGCGCTGACTGCCGGCGAGATCGATCTGGCTGACGGCATTAACCCGTCGGATGGTGAAAAGATCGAGAACGATTCAAATCTGCAGTTGTTCGAACGTCCGTCCATGAACGTCGGCTACCTCGGTCTGACGGTCACACGCCCGCCGTTCGATAAGAAAGAAGTACGCCAGGCCATGAACTACGCGATTGATAAGCAGACAATCATCGATTCGTTCTTCGAAGGCCGTGCTGAACTGGCGAAGAACCCAATGCCTTCTTCCATCTCGGGGTACAACGATGAGATAGAAGAATATGAGTATAACCCTGAAAAGGCGAAAGAACTGCTGAAACAGGCAGGACTGGAAGACGGCTTCGAAATGGAACTGTGGGCAATGCCTGTTCCGCGTCCATATATGCCAGACGGCACAAAGGTAGCGGAAGTCATCCAGAGCAACCTTGCAGATGTCGGCATCAAAGCGGAAATCGTCTCGTATGAGTGGGCGACGTACCTCGACAAAGCGAGCAAAGGGGAAGCGGATGCCTTCATGCTCGGCTGGACAGGAGATAACGGCGATGCCGATAACTTCCTGTATGTCCTGCTTGATGAAGACAATATCGGAAGCAACAACTATACGTACTTCAAAAACGATGAAACACACAAACTCTTCCTGGAAGCACAGACGGAAGTGGATGAGGACAAACGGAACGAACTGTATATGAAAGCACAAGAGATCCTTCATGATGAAGCGCCATGGGTGCCGTTGGCTCACTCGACACCATTGCTCGGCGGAGCTGCTGATCTGACTGGTTTCAAACCGCATCCTACAGGTTCCGACTTGCTCTCGAACGTAGATTTCAAGTAA